The nucleotide window TCCCCGGCTTTTATCATTGTTGAAGGGCTCCCGGGGTAGAGATAGAGGTTTTCTCCAAGTTTCTCAAGAGCCATAAAATCACCTCAGCTTTTCCAGCTCATCAACAAGCTCCTTAAAATACGGGTAGAATTCACTCCTCTTCAAATACTTCAAAGCTCCCCAAAACTCATCCAGACCTTTTGACCCGGCTTTTTTGTATTCCCACGCCTGGAGAACCATTTCAAGCTTGTCTGCAAACTTGACGAGCCTTCCTTCCGGGCTTGTCTCCTCTTCGTACTCTTGGAAGAGCTTGAAGTACTCAACCCTTTCAACGCCGAGGATGTCCATCATGGCCTTTCTCTCGGCTTTCTTTTTGTCCACATATTTTTGTGCCTCAAGGGGCAGGTCGGTAATCCTCGCCTCGGCAAGGTCGTGAAGAAGGGCTATCTTCAGTGCCTTCTCAACGTTTATTTCCACTCCTCTCTTCTTTAGCTCGTCCCCTAAAAAGAGGGTTATAAAAGCCACCCTGAAGGCATGCTCTGCAACGCTCTCTGGATTTTGAACTCCTCTGAGCAGCCACCCCATTCTTGGAAGCTTTTTTAGCTTCCCAGCCTCCACAAAGAGGTTTAGCATTTTCATTCCTCCGTCACATAGAGGATTCTTTCTGTTTCAATGGCTTTAGCTATTATCCCATCTCCCAGGAACCTTCCATAAACTTTAACGGTCTCTCCCCTGCCTATGTTGGGAGTTCCGGAGAATTCTATTTTTAAGCCAGAAATGTGAAAAGTTGCCCTGTAGCTGGGCAGTTCCATAGGCAGGAACTCTATTTTTGGCTTGTCCTCTATAACCCCTTCTATTACTACATTTTTTCCTCTGAAGTTGCCGCTTTTGAGCTCGTCAATTGTGAGAACGTAATAGTAGTTGTGACCGAGCTTGATTTTCTTCACTCCCATCACCCTTATAACCTCACTATCGTGAAAATATTTGGGTGTGTGAGATGATAAAGGTTGCGATTATCGGTGCTGAAAACGTTGGTAAATCCACGCTCATGAATGCCCTCTTGGGGAGAAAAATATCTGAAACACAGCCTATCCCGGGTACCACAAAAGGGGTCATCAAGAGGGCTTTTGGAACCGTTAAGATTCCCAAAACAATGAAGAACCCATTTGGGGGCGCTGACGAGCTGGTCTTAATTGATACTGCCGGACTGTATGATCCGCAGCACGAGCTTAGGGGGAAGGTTTTGAGTGAGGAGAAATTCAAGGAGCTCTTTAATGAAATTCTCTCGGCAGATGTAGTTATTCACATGATCGATGCTCAATATGGCCTCCACAGGGGGATGGAAAAACTCCACAATATCCTCAAATTCAGGTATGATAAGCCGATAATAGTGGTTATTAATAAAATAGACCTCGTGCCGAGGGAAAAAGCTGAAGAACTTAGAGAAATTATCAAGAAAAGACTTGAGCAAGAACCGGTACTGCTGTCACTGGTCACATATGAGGGGTTCAACGAACTTTTGGAAAAACTGGCACATTATGCTCAGTATGCCAGGAAGTCTTGATTGACTTTAAAATTTTCTCAAAACTCATTATCTCGTCCAAAATAGCATATTCTTTTGCCAGCTCTTCTGCCAGCTCTTCGGGGAGGCCGTTCTTAACTAGTGCCTTCTTAAACTTTCTTCTTGCCCTCTTAACTGTCCGTTTCATTCCTGCAAAGTTCCACAGCACCTTTGGGATTATTATCAGCAACCGAAGAGATGAAAAAAAGAGCGAAAACATCAAAGCTCCTCCTCAAATTCCTCCTCTTCCTCAATTTCTATCTCCCTTCTTCTTTTCTTCTTTCCAAGGTTCTGAAGTTCTTTAAGACCTTCAAGGTTTCCTATCTTTTCCTTCATGAATGCACCGACGATGGTTTTGATTACGTTCATGCTTTCCATGTATTCCTTTGTGAGTTCAAATGCCTTATCTGGATCCATTCCTGCACTTACAAGCTCTTTGTAAAAGTTTGCCACATTCTTTCCGAACTTCTCTGCTTTTTCCGGATCATAAACATCGTTTAAGAGTTCTTTTATTGGACCGAATATTGAGTCCATGATCTTTGGTAAGTGCTCCGAAACGGCTCCAAGAAGCTGTTGAACCTCTTCTACATCTTCTTTGTCTCCTCCCTTCTTTTTATATGCCTTAAGCATGTCTTCGAGCATTTCGATCTTTCTTTCGATAATCTCTATGTCCTCTTCGCTCTTAGCCTCCCGGAGCTCTTTTATGAGCTCTCTGATCGTTTCTTCTATGAAATTCTTTGCCTCTGTTTTGCTTTCAGTAGCTTCTTCAATTTTTTTCTTAATCTCTTCTCCAAATTTCTCATCAAATTCCATATCAATCACCTCAATAATTATTCTGTCTGGTCAAACTTAATTGGGATTCCGATCAAATCAAACCACTTATTGAGCACTTCCTTTTTGAGGGCATAGGCCTTTCCCTTCTCACCATCAACCTCTTCAACAACGTTGAGGTCAATTAACTGGTGAATCTTTTCTCTAACGGTATTCCTTGATGCTTTGCCCCTTCTCCGTTTTAATTCTTGGGTAATCTGGCTTATATTGGCCGTTTTTAAATCAAAGAGAATTCGCACGATTTCTCTTGCTATGGAGTCATGTCTTATCTCCGGCACGACTACATCTATTCCTAAACCCCCGTATTGGGCATATATGTTCATTAGTTTGAGATAGTTCTCTGCCAGCCTTGAAACTAACTCAAAACTGGTCATAAGTTCATTAAGAGTCTTTCTTAAAGTTTTGACTTCCTCTGAAAGCTTCTCGACATCTTGTTCTTCTGGCATCTTCATCCCACTATACTATATTATTGCTCAAATCATATAGGTTTTCTGATTAGAAATGACCACCACAATTACGAAATATATTTCTAATGTTTGTTTGGAATTTAGGGGTAATAAACTTTATGGTTATCAGAGGATTCTTTTTTGGAATGTTGCTGCTTCACATCTTGCACATTCTTTTTTGATTTTGGGTGTAGTTTCCTTCTCCCAAAACCTTCTCAAACCTTCGAAACCAAACATTTCGCATCACCAATAATTAATAGAGTGCTCAAACTACAAGGGGATACCGGTCAAAAATGAGCGTCGGGACACTTTGACTTGTTTCTCAAAAAAGAGAAAGATTCAGCACTCGCATATTTTCACAAAGAGTTTTCTCCTTCTCGGTCCGTCCAGCTCGGCAAAGATCACGCTCTGCCATGTTCCAAGCAGGAGTCTTCCGTCTTTTATTGGGATCGTAAGGCTTGGATTTAAGATAATACTCCTCAGATGGGAATGGGCGTTGCTGTCTATTCTATCGTGTCTGTAACCCTTCCCCTTGGGAATAAAACTTTCAAAGAACTCTTTGACGTCTTCGAGCAGGCCGCTCTCGTTCTCGTTTATAAGTAGGGCTGTCGTTGTGTGCCTTGTAAAAATTACGGCTATTCCATCTTTTGTCCCTGACTCTCTTACCTTTTCCTCTATGATGGGCGTTACGTCAATAAGCTCAAACTCCTCCCTTGTTGGAATCTCAATCTCAAAGAGCATCTTCATCACCCAACTCCTCTGCTATCTTTCTTCTTGGTCCCTTTAGGTAGATGATATGGGAGACTCCATTTACGCCGTGCTCCGTTCTTGAGATTAAACGATGTTCTTTAAAGAACACGCTTCCAAGGGCGAGTTGAGAAGCCAAATCCCAAAGTCTGTGCTCCTGTTCACTAACTTTTTCAAAGCCGGGCAGTTTGTAGTATGTTCTTTTAAAGACGCCTCTAATTTGATCATAACCTTCGTGGACTGAGAGAAGGGTGTACTCATCTGTTTTGGTCTCAATAAGCATATCCTTGTATCCCGTCTGGTAGAATACGCCATAAACTCTGTCCAGCTCTTCAAGGAGAAAGACTCCATCGTTGCTTAAGGTTAAAGCAACGTTTCTGAACAGTTTCACCGCATCAAAGGCATCAAAGTGGGGCATTGTTAAGCCCCAGAGGAGAGCCACATCATGCTCGCCAACGAGCTTTGCCACCTCTTTTGCGTCTCCAACGACTATCCTTGGCTTTAAGTCTAAATCTGCAATTTCGACCCACTTTTCAACCTTTTTGAGGTCTTCTTCTCTCGCATCAAGAACGGTAAGTGCTTTTGCACCTGTTGCCTTTGCCATGGCAACTCCTGCTATACCCGTTCCCGCGCAAATATCGAGAATCCTTGGCTTATCGGGGATCAGTCCTTTGTTTTTGAGCTTTTCAAACACCTCCACGATTCGCCAAAATCTCAGCACCGCTCTTTCATCTTCGGGATCCATCCGCCAGTAGAGGTAGCGGTAAAGTTCTTCAAGGCTCATAAAAGTCCACCGAAAGACAATAATCAGCGGGCCAATTTAAGGGTTTTGTCCTCTCGGCTCCAAACCTTTTTAAACCCCTCAGCAAACCCCCCATCATGTATGCGCTCATCTACGGAAAAAATCCAAAGCTCAGTGAGGCCGAATTCTGGGCTTTTGTGAAGAGATTTGGGTTAAAAGTCAGTGTAGTTGAGAGCTCAAAAGACTGGGTAGTTTTTGAAAGTGATAAGAGTATAGAGCGGCTCTTCCACAAGCTTGGCGGTTCTTTGAAGCTGGTGAAAATTGTTGGAGAAGGAGAAGAAGCGATAAGAGACTTGGAGTATGCAAAGCTGTTCACTGTAAGCCTGTATGGAAAAGACGATTGGAAGCTCTGGAGGAAGCTTGGAAGTGCGATAAAGAAAAACTTCAAATCTCAAGGCCCGAGCAAATTTTTCAAGCCCGCGAAGGTCTATGCAATGCCTTCCGAGCTTATCTTGAAGGGATTTCCCGAGGTTAAGGATTTTGTCTTCATGTATGGGAAGAAGCTATACGTGGGAGAAACAGTGGCCATAACTGACCCATTTGAGCTCAAGAAACTTGATGTTGAGAGACCTGTGCAAAGAGCGATCTTCTCAATTCCCCCGCGTTTAGCGAGAATAATGGTGAATCTAAGCGAGGTCAGGCAGGGCAATTTCCTTGACCCCTTCTGCGGGATAGGGACGGTAGTGCAGGAGTTTTTGCTTCAGGGATTAAACGCCTACGGAAGTGACTCAAATCCAAAAGCCATTCATGGAGCTAAAGAAAACCTGAAATGGCTGAAGAAGGAGTTTAACGTAAAGAGAACGGCCCATCTTGAGGTCTGTGATGCGAGAAAGCTCAAGAGGTGCTTTAGAGTTAAGTTTGACGCTATTGTTACTGAGCCATACATGGGCAAGCCCTTAAAACACCACCCCACAAGAGGAGAAGCAATAAAGCTTGCTAACGAGCTTGATAGATTTTATTACCAGGTCTTTGACAGCTTTAGAGATGTTTTGAAGAGAAATGCTAGAGTCGTGTTTGTTTTTCCAGCTTACAGGCTCAGCGATGGGAGGCTCTATCGCAAGGACAGGAAGTGGCTCGAAAAGCTCGGCTTTGAAGTTTTGGGGAAGTACACGGACTTTGAGGAGCGGCACCGGGTTGTGAGGGACATCCATGTTCTGAGGTTTAAGGGTTAAATTGAGGTGTATCCGTTTTCCGCTTAACCTTTAGTTTGTTGTCATTCTGACTTAAGTTCCCAGCTAGTACCCAGAGTTCTCCCTCCAATAATTGGACTGAATTTCATCAATCCCAAAAATTTATAATCAGTATGATGAGCGGATATATGTACAAAAATATAACCCTAGTTCCCACCACCTGTGAAGTTGTATAATCTGTCCAGATTCACGGCCAGAATCGCCCCTAAAATCCTGACAGCTAACCCCCTCAAACTAACACTCCTGCTCGGCCTCAGAAGAAACTCAGAAAACTTCGAAAACAAAGTCTCAATCCTCCTGCGAAAGTCAGACAAGTACTTGTAAAACTTCTTCTCCTCCAGATTACTAATCTGATTCCCCCGCTTTACTGGCGTGTAAACAACGCCAAACCTCAAAAACTCCTCCTCGAGTTCCCTGCTAACATACCCCTTATCCAAAAACAGAAAACAGCCGGAAAACTCCTCAACAATCACCCAGAACTTTTCCCGGACAACACTCACATCATGCTTATTCGCCGGATCAACAGACAGTAAAGCCAGCAAATTTCCATCAGAGTAACAGGTCAGCTTGTACCCATAGTAAAACTTTTTTTAGAGGGAACAAACCCAACTGCGGGCTTTTCAGAGATGACTTCTGAAGAACCCTCCTTATCCTTCCTGTTTTTTCTGGCCAACTCCTTGGTCTGAATGGGCTTTGAGTCCAGTATTCTAACGTATTCTCTGGCGTGTTTTTTGAATAATTCTTCCTGTGCTAGGAGTAGGAGTTTTTCGTGCCTGTTCAAGCGTTCTGTTAGTTTGTTGTACCTGATTTTGGGGAACAGTTTCATTTCTTCGATTAGGACTCTGTAAGCGTGCTTGTAAACTCCGTTAAAGTGCAAGTGTGCTAGTATTGCGAAGGTTATTAGGTCGTAGAGGCTGATTATTTCCCTGTGAGTGTTTTTCGGGTAGTGTTTGCTGATTATCGGATAGATTTCGGATTTTATGATCAGGATTTCCTGCTGAAAGTTCATAACAACCACCAATCAACCAGGGCGTGTTTAGTTTCACCCCCTGTTATTTAAACAGTATTTGACTCTGAGGAGGATTTTCAGACCATAACACATTACCCCAAGCAGGATTCGGGTTACAGTAGTCTTTTTCAGAAAACAGGGGATCCTACTGCCAAACCACGTTGTAAACGCACCCCAGAACCCCTCATGAGGATTCCTACGCCTGTACTCTTCTTCAGAAAACACTCTGTCTCTCTTCTTACTACCAAAACCACCTGGAGCGTTCTTAGTTTTCTTAACAATCGGCCGATAACCCTTTTCCACCACAGTGTTCAGAACTTTCTTTGAATCATAAGCCCCATCAGCATAAAAATTCCCAGAACCCCCCGGCAGGAGTTCAATCAGCTCGTTCTCAGAAGTTGTGATCTTCACAGCAACCGGATACAGTAAACCCGGCAGGATTCTCGTTATTGCCTGAACTTCTATCCTGCCCTTTTTTTATTTGTAATAATGGTTGAGTCTGCTTGAGTGCTGGCGTAGGGTAATTTCTGGAGTTTTTTCAGGAGGTGGTTTGTCAGTTCTTCGAGGTTCAGCTTTTTCTCCCAGTTGTGGAGGGTTGAGTAGTGAATGTTTGCTCCGAAGAATTTTCTGCCGTAGTGCTGGGCGTCTCTGAGGGGTAGGTTGTAGTATTGTTTAAAGAGGAGTATTGCCAGTATTGTTTTTACTGGAAATTTTTTGGATTTTGGCAGGTTCTTCAGCTTTCCTTCTGATTCGAAGTCTGCTAAAACGTCAAGAATTGCGAATGCCACGCTTTCAGGGTCTTTGAGTCTGTGATCCCATCTGGGGATCACGACAACCACCCGAAAGAATTCAGCAAAAACCCTAATAAAGGTTACTATAAACACGCCCCAATCAACCAAAAAACTTAAGTACTTATAACCCTAACGATCTAATGGGAACTAGGGTAAATATAGGCGAGGGAGTGATTACGATGTTTGAAACTGTGTTAAAATGTACACACTGTGGCAAAGAATACTCCTTGGCAAGCGGAATTTACAAATGTGAAAAATGCGGATCTCCTTTGGATGTGAAATACGATTACAGCGCAATAAGAGAAATTATAGAAGATAACGATGCATGGTTTAGGGAAGCGCCAAGACTGTGGAAGTACTGGATGTTCTACCCTGTTTCAAACCTCAGAAAGATTGTTAGCCTTAACGAGGGCGGTACGAGACTTTACAGAATGAAAAACCTTGAGGAGAAGCTGGGTTTTGGGAAGCTCTACGTCAAAAATGAAGGAGAAAACCCAACAGGAGCTTTCAAGGACAGGGGTTCGAGTGTGGAGATAACAAAGGCCCTCGAATTCCACGCAAGAAAAGTTGTTGTGGCTTCAACAGGGAACATGGCAGCCAGTGTTTCCGCTTATGGTTCCAAGGCAGGCCTTGAAGTAACAATAGTGGTTCCAGAAGGAACTCCCGTTGGAAAGCTCGTCCAAGCGGTTGTTTACGGGGCGAAGATAAAAATCCATGGAAGCACGTATGATGAAGCTTTAGCAGAAAGTGAAAGAATGGCAAAGGAAGAAGATTATTACCTTACAGGGAACTACCACTATAGGGTAGAAGGTCAAAAGAGCACAGGCTTTGAAATCTTCGATCAGTTCAGGTTTGACGCTCCCGACTGGATTGTTGTGCCAATTGGTGCCGGGACTCACTTAAGGGCCATCTGGAAGGCTGCAAAGGAGTTCTACGAAGTTGGGCTTATTGAAAAGTTGCCAAAGATTGCCGGAGTTCAAATTGAGGGCTACGATGCAATAGTTAGGGCTTGGAAAGAGAAGAAGCCAATTGAGCCAATAAAGGCAAAACAGCCGACAGTTGCCTCTGCCATAGCAGTTAAAGCTCCGGTGGATGGAGAGAACGTTTTGAGGGCTATTGACGAGAGCGGAGGCTACCTTGGCACGGTAACAAATGAGGAAGCTCTGAACGCAGGCTTAATGCTCGGAAAAGAGGGCCTCTTCGTGGAGCCTTCCTCAGCAACAGCCCTTGCCCTTGCCAAAAACATGAGAGAAGAGGGGATAATAGATAAAGACGAAAGTGTCGTTGTGGTTGCAACAGGGCATGGTTTGAAGGACATAAAAACATGGGAAAGCTTTATTAGCCTTTAATCTTTTATTTATTTGGTGGGGCGATGCTCTACGAAGAAAAGCGCTTCAGCAGGTTTGTCTTTTTTCTTACACTTCCAGCGTATATTGGTCTTTTAGCAGGACTTTGGGCTTCGTACTATGAAGGTGAAGGCTTTGAAATAATGATGATAGTCTTTGTTGCCGTGGTGTTGGTTTTGGTTGACGTGCTAACCTTTAGAATCGAGATAGATGAACGGGAAATACGACTTCGGGGAACCTTTGGGGTTATTCTTAGAAAGACAATAAAAATCGAGGACATTGAGAGCTTTGAAGTTAAAGAGGGCTGGATAAACTGCTGGGCCCCAATAAGGTTCAATTTTCCAGCTAAAGGCTGCGTAATCATACACAAAAAGGGGCTTGACGTCGCTTTCACAATCGACAATCCCGAAGAAATTGCCATGGTCTTAGCTACTCTTGGCGTTCCACGAGCAGCTTAGTGCCCCTAACCTCCACGATTCTTACCTTTTCACCCTTTTTTGCCTCCCCGTTTATGCATTCAGCTATCCACAGTTCGTTTCCCACTTTTACGACGCCTTTTGGGTTTAAATCTTCAACCACGATAGCTTCTTTTCCAATCAGTGCTTCTGGCCCAACTTCCACCCTTTTCTCAAAAACCTCCCAGAGGAACTTGACGGCAATGACGTCTTTGAAGATAAGAAAACCTATTACAGCAAGAGCGGGCTTTAAAGGCACGTTTATGCCAGCTCTCGGCAAAATAAAGAAGAGAAATGCTCCAACAACTATCTCGTCTGCGAGTATGCTTATGATTTTGAGGATGTTTTTAACGTAGTCCTTCATAACTCACACCCCTAAGTTGGGCAAACCGCCGTAGAGGAGCATAAGAAGCCCTACAAAAACCGGCTGGTGGATGAGATAGATCTTTAGGGTGTTCCTCCCCATGAAGCAGACGAACTCAAGGATGGGATTTTTTGGAGTATTTATCTTGAGCTTTCTTCTTCCATTGGGATAAATCAACGCGCCCACTGCCGTTCCCAAAAGGAAAACTCCAAACCACGGAAATATTGGGAAGTAATCCAGAGTAAAGAACTCGTGAGGAGTAATCCCTAGGGGAAGAAGGAGCAAAGTGTCGGCGTGAACGTTCTTTACAACCTGGCCTCCCAAAAGAAAGAGAACTGCGGGAAAGATGTTTTTCCATCCAAGAGAATAGAAGGGAATCACGAGCAAACTCGCTATGCCCAGGAAGTGTAGGACTCCAAAATAGATTGTCCCTTTCTCCAGCAGGAGATAGGTAGTAAGGGTTATGAGCAAGCCAAGGCCAAAGAGCTTTGCAAACCTCAACAAATACTTCTTGGGAGTTTTATTTCCTCTTGCATGGCTTATCCACAGTGAGAGCCCTGAAATCGAGACAAAGAGGGATGCGGTTGCATAAGCAAAGAGCTTCCAGAAGAGCCTGTGCTCTGAATAACCCAGAAAGAACTGCAGATCTGTGACAAAGTTGGATATTAACATCATGATTAACGCTATTCCCCGGACAAAGTCAACCTCCCAAAAGCGCTTTGAATAAATTTCACTGCCGAACATCAAAGGATATAAACTTCGAGGCTTATTTAAGTTTGGTGTTTGCATGGAGAGGGTTAAACTTAGGCTTCTGTTTTTCAGCTTGGCAGTTTTAATGATAACGCAGCCTGGAGCAATAGCCTTTGCCAATTTTGATGCCCCTTATGGGTTTTACAAGGATTTGTCTGCATGGCTCTCCGCCTATCTCGGAGGTGCTTTGATTTTAATGGGGTACGGAATCTTAAAGCGGAAAGAACTTGGGACTAAATTCCTTTCTCTCTATGGGCTTCATTATGTGGTTTTATTTGCTTTTGCGTATTTTTTTGAGCTGAAGGTTATTGGCGATATTAACCCCTCATTTTCTGTTGTAAATTTGCTCTCCTTAAGCATCCTTGGCTTTCTGCTTAGCCTGATGCTCTTTCTCCCGGCCATCTTTTCACCACCCTATTACCCCTATGATGCACCCCTACTCCTAATCCAGTTTGCACTCTGGATTGCTTCCTTTTACATCTTTCTTAGGTTCAGAGAGCTTGAAAAAGAGAAAATATTGACCGTCTACAGAATTTTCCTGGGTTTAATGCTGTTTTCAATTTTCTTTGGCTTTCTCAAAGTTGCCGAGGTGTTTGGATGAGGATTATTAAAACCAAAGCAAAAAGCATCTACACAAAAAGTGGAATTCCCGGGGTTGGTTGGGTTATAAACCAATACGTTGGCTGTCAGTTTGGGTGCAAATACTGCTACGCAAAGTTCATCTGCAAGTGGAAGCCCTATGGCGAGTGGGGAACATGGGTGGAGGTAAAGACCAACGCCTCTGAGCTTGCGAGGAAGAGGGTTTACGGAGAGGTCTTCATGTCGAGCATCTCCGATCCTTATCAGCCCGTAGAGAAGGAGCTCAAGCTAACGAGAAGAACCCTTGAGATGATGAACAAGAGAAACAAGCTCAGCATTCTAACCAAATCACCGCTTGTGGTTAGAGACATCGACCTTTTCAAGCTCTTCAACGAAATCGAGGTTGGATTGACAATAAACAGCTTCGAGGGGAAGGAAAAGCAGCTCATAGAGCCCTTTACCCCTTCACAGAAGCTTAGGATAGACGCGCTAAAGACACTTAGAGAGGAGGGAGTGAAAAACTACGCCTTCATAAGCCCGATTATCCCGGGCATCACTGACGTGGAGGAGATAATAAGGGAAACAAGGGGCTTCGCTGATTCTTACTTTTTCGAAGTGCTCAACCTGAAAGCTGCTGGTAGGGAGTTTCGGGAATTGCTAAGGGAAAATTTCCCCGAAAGCTACGAAGTTATGGTTGACGAGAATAAGTTCTGGCGCTTCGTTAAAGAGCTCATAGAGCTCATAAAACGGCTTAACGTAAGAACAGAAGGAATTGAAGTCCACAGGAAAGGCTGGGAGTTCATAGAGGTGAAGTAAAAATGAGAATAGCTCAAGTAGGTGATTTCTGGATGGAAATTCCCGATGTTAGGTATTCCTTCTTTGACACTCCATACATAGGACACAGGCTTGGAAGAGCCGTTGATGTGTACTTTGAAGATAAAGCACTATTCCCCTTCGAAGAGGGAAAGCTGATTGAAGTGAAAAAGATAAGGACTCCCCGGTACATTCCGGTCGAACATGATTACCTTACCCTCTTTAAGGTGGGAGATTTCTGTCTGAAGGTTCTTCATGTTAAGCCAGAGCTTGAGGTTGGGGAGAGAGTTACTCTCGGTGATGAGATTGGGAGGCTTATCTATTCAGGATTTTTCTCGCCATGGAGCGACAAACATGCTCATTTCGAGC belongs to Thermococcus bergensis and includes:
- a CDS encoding class I SAM-dependent methyltransferase — translated: MSLEELYRYLYWRMDPEDERAVLRFWRIVEVFEKLKNKGLIPDKPRILDICAGTGIAGVAMAKATGAKALTVLDAREEDLKKVEKWVEIADLDLKPRIVVGDAKEVAKLVGEHDVALLWGLTMPHFDAFDAVKLFRNVALTLSNDGVFLLEELDRVYGVFYQTGYKDMLIETKTDEYTLLSVHEGYDQIRGVFKRTYYKLPGFEKVSEQEHRLWDLASQLALGSVFFKEHRLISRTEHGVNGVSHIIYLKGPRRKIAEELGDEDAL
- a CDS encoding GTP-binding protein, whose amino-acid sequence is MKKIKLGHNYYYVLTIDELKSGNFRGKNVVIEGVIEDKPKIEFLPMELPSYRATFHISGLKIEFSGTPNIGRGETVKVYGRFLGDGIIAKAIETERILYVTEE
- a CDS encoding Era-like GTP-binding protein, with protein sequence MIKVAIIGAENVGKSTLMNALLGRKISETQPIPGTTKGVIKRAFGTVKIPKTMKNPFGGADELVLIDTAGLYDPQHELRGKVLSEEKFKELFNEILSADVVIHMIDAQYGLHRGMEKLHNILKFRYDKPIIVVINKIDLVPREKAEELREIIKKRLEQEPVLLSLVTYEGFNELLEKLAHYAQYARKS
- a CDS encoding SPL family radical SAM protein; the encoded protein is MRIIKTKAKSIYTKSGIPGVGWVINQYVGCQFGCKYCYAKFICKWKPYGEWGTWVEVKTNASELARKRVYGEVFMSSISDPYQPVEKELKLTRRTLEMMNKRNKLSILTKSPLVVRDIDLFKLFNEIEVGLTINSFEGKEKQLIEPFTPSQKLRIDALKTLREEGVKNYAFISPIIPGITDVEEIIRETRGFADSYFFEVLNLKAAGREFRELLRENFPESYEVMVDENKFWRFVKELIELIKRLNVRTEGIEVHRKGWEFIEVK
- a CDS encoding IS982 family transposase (programmed frameshift) — its product is MVVMNFQQEILIIKSEIYPIISKHYPKNTHREIISLYDLITFAILAHLHFNGVYKHAYRVLIEEMKLFPKIRYNKLTERLNRHEKLLLLAQEELFKKHAREYVRILDSKPIQTKELARKNRKDKEGSSEVISEKPAVGFVPSKKKFYYGYKLTCYSDGNLLALLSVDPANKHDVSVVREKFWVIVEEFSGCFLFLDKGYVSRELEEEFLRFGVVYTPVKRGNQISNLEEKKFYKYLSDFRRRIETLFSKFSEFLLRPSRSVSLRGLAVRILGAILAVNLDRLYNFTGGGN
- a CDS encoding TRM11 family SAM-dependent methyltransferase yields the protein MYALIYGKNPKLSEAEFWAFVKRFGLKVSVVESSKDWVVFESDKSIERLFHKLGGSLKLVKIVGEGEEAIRDLEYAKLFTVSLYGKDDWKLWRKLGSAIKKNFKSQGPSKFFKPAKVYAMPSELILKGFPEVKDFVFMYGKKLYVGETVAITDPFELKKLDVERPVQRAIFSIPPRLARIMVNLSEVRQGNFLDPFCGIGTVVQEFLLQGLNAYGSDSNPKAIHGAKENLKWLKKEFNVKRTAHLEVCDARKLKRCFRVKFDAIVTEPYMGKPLKHHPTRGEAIKLANELDRFYYQVFDSFRDVLKRNARVVFVFPAYRLSDGRLYRKDRKWLEKLGFEVLGKYTDFEERHRVVRDIHVLRFKG
- a CDS encoding NfeD family protein, whose translation is MKDYVKNILKIISILADEIVVGAFLFFILPRAGINVPLKPALAVIGFLIFKDVIAVKFLWEVFEKRVEVGPEALIGKEAIVVEDLNPKGVVKVGNELWIAECINGEAKKGEKVRIVEVRGTKLLVERQE
- a CDS encoding secondary thiamine-phosphate synthase enzyme YjbQ, with the translated sequence MLFEIEIPTREEFELIDVTPIIEEKVRESGTKDGIAVIFTRHTTTALLINENESGLLEDVKEFFESFIPKGKGYRHDRIDSNAHSHLRSIILNPSLTIPIKDGRLLLGTWQSVIFAELDGPRRRKLFVKICEC
- a CDS encoding heparan-alpha-glucosaminide N-acetyltransferase, translating into MFGSEIYSKRFWEVDFVRGIALIMMLISNFVTDLQFFLGYSEHRLFWKLFAYATASLFVSISGLSLWISHARGNKTPKKYLLRFAKLFGLGLLITLTTYLLLEKGTIYFGVLHFLGIASLLVIPFYSLGWKNIFPAVLFLLGGQVVKNVHADTLLLLPLGITPHEFFTLDYFPIFPWFGVFLLGTAVGALIYPNGRRKLKINTPKNPILEFVCFMGRNTLKIYLIHQPVFVGLLMLLYGGLPNLGV
- a CDS encoding HD domain-containing protein, encoding MLNLFVEAGKLKKLPRMGWLLRGVQNPESVAEHAFRVAFITLFLGDELKKRGVEINVEKALKIALLHDLAEARITDLPLEAQKYVDKKKAERKAMMDILGVERVEYFKLFQEYEEETSPEGRLVKFADKLEMVLQAWEYKKAGSKGLDEFWGALKYLKRSEFYPYFKELVDELEKLR
- the thrC gene encoding threonine synthase, with protein sequence MGTRVNIGEGVITMFETVLKCTHCGKEYSLASGIYKCEKCGSPLDVKYDYSAIREIIEDNDAWFREAPRLWKYWMFYPVSNLRKIVSLNEGGTRLYRMKNLEEKLGFGKLYVKNEGENPTGAFKDRGSSVEITKALEFHARKVVVASTGNMAASVSAYGSKAGLEVTIVVPEGTPVGKLVQAVVYGAKIKIHGSTYDEALAESERMAKEEDYYLTGNYHYRVEGQKSTGFEIFDQFRFDAPDWIVVPIGAGTHLRAIWKAAKEFYEVGLIEKLPKIAGVQIEGYDAIVRAWKEKKPIEPIKAKQPTVASAIAVKAPVDGENVLRAIDESGGYLGTVTNEEALNAGLMLGKEGLFVEPSSATALALAKNMREEGIIDKDESVVVVATGHGLKDIKTWESFISL